In bacterium BMS3Abin14, a single window of DNA contains:
- the yycF_1 gene encoding transcriptional regulatory protein YycF, which translates to MPDYDVDMVNETPKRILLVEDDRDISHLVELHLKDQGYEVRLAYDGTSGLSMAGKDPYDLIILDLMLPGIDGMEICSRVREQDKSLPILMLTAKSSEADRVSGLDSGADDYLTKPFSIRELLARVKAIFRRADLLIAPEGEGEDLLATGRLTIDAARRKVRMDGKRVRLTAREYDLLYHFARNPGKVYTRSQLLDQVWGYGYEGYEHTVNSHINRLRGKIEHDPVKPEYILTVWGVGYRFAEPEELTGK; encoded by the coding sequence ATGCCCGACTATGATGTGGACATGGTCAACGAGACACCTAAAAGGATCCTTCTTGTGGAGGACGACCGGGACATATCGCACCTCGTTGAACTTCACCTCAAGGACCAGGGATACGAGGTGAGACTGGCCTATGACGGCACAAGCGGGCTGTCCATGGCCGGAAAGGACCCATACGACCTGATTATCCTCGATCTCATGCTCCCCGGGATCGACGGAATGGAGATCTGCAGCAGAGTCAGGGAACAGGACAAATCCCTCCCCATCCTCATGCTCACGGCCAAAAGCTCGGAAGCCGACCGGGTCTCCGGCCTGGACTCGGGCGCCGACGATTACCTGACCAAACCATTCAGCATCAGGGAACTCCTTGCCAGGGTCAAGGCTATCTTTCGCCGGGCGGATCTTTTGATTGCACCGGAAGGTGAGGGTGAGGACCTCCTTGCCACAGGCCGTTTGACCATAGACGCGGCCAGGAGGAAGGTCAGAATGGACGGTAAAAGGGTCAGGCTGACGGCCAGGGAATACGACCTCCTCTATCATTTTGCCCGGAACCCGGGGAAAGTCTACACTCGTTCCCAGCTGCTGGATCAGGTTTGGGGCTACGGGTATGAGGGGTACGAGCACACGGTCAACTCCCATATCAACAGGCTCCGGGGGAAGATAGAACATGATCCGGTCAAACCGGAATATATACTGACCGTATGGGGTGTGGGGTACAGGTTCGCCGAACCGGAGGAACTGACGGGCAAATGA
- a CDS encoding hypothetical protein (phosphate-specific transport system accessory protein PhoU homolog) yields MTRLQIEIGRLKKMILALGAVAEDAMKKSVLALETRDAGLAREIIEDDFKIDKMEVDLEEEGLKILALHQPVAIDLRFIVAVLRINSDLERIGDLAVNLAERALFLSSREPLEVPLNLAGMAQKAQEMLEKSLDALVNMDAHMAREVLKMDDEVDEMNSEMFTIIYERIMKNPQRAEDLIHHLSATRHLERVADHATNIAEDVIYMVEGEIVRHQAEDFT; encoded by the coding sequence ATGACCAGACTGCAGATCGAGATTGGAAGATTGAAGAAGATGATCCTGGCCCTGGGGGCCGTGGCCGAGGATGCGATGAAGAAATCGGTCCTCGCGCTGGAAACCCGGGACGCCGGCCTGGCGCGGGAGATCATTGAGGATGACTTTAAAATCGACAAAATGGAGGTGGACCTTGAAGAGGAGGGGCTGAAGATCCTTGCCCTTCACCAGCCTGTGGCCATCGACCTCAGGTTCATCGTGGCTGTCCTTCGCATCAACAGCGATCTGGAGCGCATAGGGGATCTTGCCGTCAACCTTGCGGAAAGGGCGCTGTTCCTGAGCAGCCGTGAGCCGCTGGAGGTTCCCCTGAACCTGGCGGGCATGGCCCAGAAGGCCCAGGAAATGCTGGAAAAGAGCCTCGACGCTTTGGTAAATATGGACGCACATATGGCCCGTGAGGTGCTTAAGATGGACGACGAGGTGGACGAGATGAACAGTGAGATGTTCACCATCATCTACGAGAGGATCATGAAGAATCCCCAGCGGGCGGAGGACCTGATCCACCATCTTTCAGCTACCCGGCACCTCGAAAGAGTGGCCGACCATGCCACCAATATCGCCGAAGACGTCATCTACATGGTGGAAGGGGAAATCGTCCGGCACCAGGCGGAAGACTTCACCTGA
- the pstB gene encoding phosphate import ATP-binding protein PstB, translating to MIQQTSKNSIIPSFDYRSEESPAREEVKISIRELDFFYGNNQALYKNSLDIAANRVTAIIGPSGCGKSTHLRAYNRIFELYRNQRAAGEIILDGENILDPGVDVLDVRRRVGMIFQKPTPFTLSIFENVAYGLRLHYRMSRAQLTERVEKALVQAALFDEVKDMLHRPGTTISGGQQQRLCIARALAVEPEVILMDEPTSAIDPVGTARIEKLVADLKKDFTIVVVTHNMQQAARISDYTAFFYEGHIIESGPTKEIFTRPEKKQTEDYITGRFG from the coding sequence ATGATACAGCAGACTTCAAAAAACAGCATCATTCCCTCCTTCGACTATCGTTCGGAGGAGAGCCCCGCCAGGGAGGAAGTCAAGATCTCAATTCGGGAACTCGATTTTTTCTACGGGAACAACCAGGCTCTGTATAAAAACAGCCTGGACATTGCCGCCAACAGGGTGACCGCCATTATCGGTCCATCCGGCTGCGGCAAGTCAACCCACCTGAGGGCTTACAACCGTATCTTCGAGCTGTACAGAAACCAGCGGGCCGCGGGAGAGATCATACTGGATGGAGAGAATATCCTCGACCCGGGAGTTGATGTCCTGGATGTGCGGCGCCGGGTGGGGATGATCTTTCAGAAACCCACCCCTTTCACGCTGAGTATATTTGAAAATGTTGCCTACGGGTTGAGGCTCCATTACCGCATGTCCAGAGCTCAACTGACCGAAAGGGTAGAAAAAGCCCTGGTGCAGGCGGCCCTGTTTGACGAGGTCAAGGACATGCTCCACCGTCCGGGCACAACCATTTCCGGAGGCCAGCAGCAACGGCTCTGCATCGCCCGAGCCCTGGCGGTGGAACCGGAAGTGATTCTTATGGACGAACCTACTTCCGCGATTGATCCGGTTGGCACTGCGAGGATTGAGAAACTTGTAGCCGATTTGAAGAAGGATTTTACCATCGTGGTCGTTACCCACAATATGCAGCAAGCTGCCAGAATATCCGACTATACTGCGTTTTTCTATGAGGGTCACATCATCGAGTCCGGGCCGACGAAGGAGATCTTTACCAGACCGGAGAAGAAGCAAACGGAAGATTACATTACTGGGCGTTTCGGTTGA